CGAAGCGCGCGAAATACTCGTCGATGACTTCCGGGCCGCCGAGGTTCGAGAAGCTCAGGGAGATGACGCGGAACGTGTCCGCGATCCGCTCGTCTTCCTCCTGGCCGACCTGGTCGAAGTCGTAGCCGACCGAGAGGCGGTGATCCAGCATCGCGAGGTAATACTGCAGCGCTTCCTCGTACAGCTCCTGCTTGTAGAGCGACCACCCGAGCTTGTACAGCGCGAGCTCGTAATAGGACGAAGCGGAGCCGGGATCGACGATCGCTGCGTACGATTCCTCGGCATCGAGATACTGCTTGCGCACGAAATGGTATTCGCCGCGCCTGAAGAGCACTTCATCGACGTATTTCGAGTACGGATATTCGCCGATCAGCCTCCCCATGACCTGCATGGCCTCGTCCACGCGCCCGAGCTCGTCGTAGGCGCGCGACATCTGGTAGAGGACCTGGTCGTTGCGTTCGTAGTGCGGGTAGAGCTCGAGGATCTTCTCGTAGGTCGCGATCGCGGCGGCGGGACCGGTCGGCAGGACCTGGACGGAACCGTCCGGCAACAGCACGTCGCCGCTTGTAGCGCCGCTCCCGATCGCCTGCGGGCCGGCCGCGCGCGCTTCGAATGCCCGGTCGGATTCCGACCCTTCCGCCGCGACCGGCGGGCCGCGGGCGGCGGCAGCGAATTCCGGCGCATCGCGCACGGCCGCTTCCGGTGCCGCCATTTCGACGCTCCGGGCGGCGCGCGTGTCCTCGCCGGGGCCGGCACCGATGATCCCGAACTGTTTTTCGATCTGCAGGTCCGCGAGGCGGCGCATCGCCTCCGGGGTCATCTCATTCACCGGCGTTTCCTGGAGGTAGCGCCGGTAGCTCTGCGCGGCGAGATCCAAACTGTCGTCGAGCCGTACGTCCTCGATCTCGGGATCCACGTTGCGGAGCTCGGCGAGCGTGCCCTTCGTCGACGTCGACGAGGCGCAGCCGCCGAGAGCGGTCGCGAGAGCGACGAAGGCGAGCCGGCGCATCATGGCGACTGCACCTCGCTCCTGGCCTGCGTCTGCGTCGCCCGGTCGTAGCTGTCGGCCAGCGCGTAGCGGGCCTGGTCCTCGTAGGCGACCAGGCGCTGCCGGCGCGCCGTGAGCTCGTCGATGGCGACGACTTCCAGCGCGCGGCCCTGCCGCGCCAGCAGCCGGTCGACGTCCCCGATCGCACCGGCGACGCGCGTGCGCAGCCGCTTGATGGGCCCCTCGAAGCCTTCGTAGCCGTGCACGGCGGCCTGGCGCACGCGCACGAACTGCTGGTACTGCTCGCGCAGCGCGCCGACGGCGCCGTGCAGGTCACGGAGATTGCGATCGAGCGCGGTGAGCCGCTCGTGGTATTCGGTCAAGAGGGTCCAGGTGATCGTGCCGCGCAAACGGTTCAGGCGGCGGAGCAGCGCGTCGCGGTGAGCCCCGTCCGCGCCCTCGAGCTGCTGCTCGAGCGCGTCGAGGCGGATCAGCGTCGCCCGCTCGCCGGCGGTCGCGAGGAACTCGGGGCGAGGCGCGGTCAGCATCGACTCGAGCGTCCGCTCGAGCGCCGCGTGCTGCTCGAGGCGCAGGTGCATGCGCGAATCGAGCTTGCGGAACTGCTGATCGACACCCGGCAGGAGCGGCTCGTAGTGC
This genomic interval from Gammaproteobacteria bacterium contains the following:
- a CDS encoding tetratricopeptide repeat protein, whose protein sequence is MMRRLAFVALATALGGCASSTSTKGTLAELRNVDPEIEDVRLDDSLDLAAQSYRRYLQETPVNEMTPEAMRRLADLQIEKQFGIIGAGPGEDTRAARSVEMAAPEAAVRDAPEFAAAARGPPVAAEGSESDRAFEARAAGPQAIGSGATSGDVLLPDGSVQVLPTGPAAAIATYEKILELYPHYERNDQVLYQMSRAYDELGRVDEAMQVMGRLIGEYPYSKYVDEVLFRRGEYHFVRKQYLDAEESYAAIVDPGSASSYYELALYKLGWSLYKQELYEEALQYYLAMLDHRLSVGYDFDQVGQEEDERIADTFRVISLSFSNLGGPEVIDEYFARFGHKSYADRLYSNLGEFYLGKLRYQDAAAVYASFIEQNPYHARSPHFSMRIVDIYEQGGFPQLVVEAKKEFASRYALGAEYWSYFSKDESPDVLALLKTNLTDLANYYHARYQDAALEDEKPASFAEAAHWYREFLASFPADPESPSIDYQLADLLLENGNFAEAAAEYERTAYDYGPHERAAAAGYAAVYAHRENLKVATGAGQLEAKRATVASSLEFAETFPEHEEAPVVLGAAADDLYTMQEFEPAIAAARKLIERYPHADPALVRSAWVVVANSSIDTAAYPE